One Cohnella candidum genomic region harbors:
- a CDS encoding GerAB/ArcD/ProY family transporter — translation MNPIPRVHSFCMMFVFLLATAIIFGTPKLVPDVWLVELLAAVPALLLFFLQSLLVSTDRPKGLYEQFTETWGGRPGQAFVLLYAVYFLYIATRNVRDLLEFVMTTLLRTTPPQFAVALFVLLVAYAASGTLRSTGRLSVIILTAILVFFFALIVLLMISKSLELQRLLPFLSEGFLPVAKEAATKTLWFPYGELVVFLVFAHRIGGRTRFRKIGFAAMGSAVIVLTLSDLLQTMTLGMEFQKYSAFGLLDTARVINVEDFITRLDAVVAMIILFGVLVKCAVFLHAGVLGISTVFRGKDQSYKLPLALLIGALSVLVSENAAEHVEEGLTEVVYWLHIPMQFVLPLITVLVMKMRTGIGGKPRESNEPLG, via the coding sequence GTGAATCCGATCCCGCGCGTGCACTCCTTTTGCATGATGTTCGTGTTCCTGCTCGCCACGGCCATCATATTCGGAACCCCGAAGCTCGTCCCCGATGTGTGGCTCGTCGAATTGCTTGCTGCCGTCCCCGCCCTCCTCTTGTTTTTCCTGCAATCTCTCCTGGTATCGACGGATCGCCCGAAAGGATTGTACGAGCAGTTCACGGAGACATGGGGCGGAAGGCCAGGTCAAGCGTTCGTGCTTCTCTATGCCGTCTATTTCTTGTATATCGCGACGCGGAACGTACGGGATTTGTTGGAATTCGTCATGACCACATTGCTTCGTACGACGCCGCCGCAATTCGCGGTGGCTCTTTTCGTTCTCTTGGTCGCATACGCGGCTTCGGGAACCCTTCGAAGCACCGGCCGGCTTTCCGTTATCATCCTTACCGCGATACTCGTATTTTTCTTCGCGCTCATCGTGCTGCTGATGATCAGCAAATCCCTGGAGCTGCAGAGGCTTCTCCCGTTCCTATCCGAAGGTTTCCTTCCGGTTGCCAAGGAGGCCGCGACGAAAACGCTTTGGTTCCCTTATGGAGAGCTCGTCGTTTTCCTCGTCTTCGCCCATCGGATCGGGGGCCGGACCCGGTTCCGGAAGATCGGTTTCGCCGCGATGGGGAGCGCCGTGATCGTGCTGACCCTATCCGACTTGCTCCAGACCATGACGCTTGGGATGGAATTCCAAAAGTATTCCGCTTTCGGGCTGCTTGATACGGCACGGGTCATCAACGTCGAAGATTTCATCACCCGACTTGACGCCGTGGTGGCGATGATCATTCTTTTCGGCGTTCTCGTCAAATGCGCCGTCTTTCTTCATGCGGGCGTCCTCGGCATTTCGACCGTGTTCCGGGGGAAGGACCAGTCGTACAAATTGCCGCTGGCCTTGTTGATCGGAGCTCTATCCGTACTCGTATCGGAAAACGCCGCCGAACACGTCGAAGAAGGGCTGACGGAAGTCGTGTACTGGCTGCACATTCCCATGCAGTTCGTTTTACCGCTCATTACGGTCTTGGTCATGAAAATGCGGACGGGAATCGGAGGGAAACCGCGTGAATCGAACGAACCGCTTGGCTGA
- a CDS encoding spore germination protein has protein sequence MNRTNRLADALKEAFGHSEDYQCVPVKLGHAAGWLCYLSSMTDSAFMTEHVMLPLVRYGRREEGQTTFDRMEDLKMTCFAALSPRWDNDRVKAVEDLSQGCAVLILGDDERGLILDVKKLSARGIEEPTTQTVVKGPKEGFTESAQTNISLIRRRLLDKQLRTEKFTLGSRSRTPVYVVYLNGEADETVLRRLREELQHVKTEAMFDSGSLERHLQPKGLALFPTLYSSERPDAVCGSLCRGKIAIIVNGSPFVLIVPALMNDFFKSPEDQYQWFAFGVFTRALRYLSFFISLMLPSLYVAAINFQQELIPTTLLVSIAAQRESIPFPAAIEVLLLEGTFEILREAGTRMPRVVGQAISIVGALVLGEAAVQAGIVSNILVIVVALTAISSFVSPVYSFSTNVRLLRFALIIMASLFGVFGVILGAAFLMIHLTRLHSFGVPYVRTLGEGDGS, from the coding sequence GTGAATCGAACGAACCGCTTGGCTGACGCGCTGAAAGAAGCCTTCGGGCATTCGGAGGATTATCAATGCGTGCCCGTTAAGCTTGGTCATGCCGCAGGATGGCTTTGCTATTTGTCGTCGATGACCGATTCCGCGTTTATGACCGAGCATGTCATGCTGCCGCTTGTCCGATACGGCCGTCGGGAAGAAGGCCAAACGACGTTCGATAGGATGGAAGACCTGAAGATGACGTGCTTCGCCGCGCTTTCGCCCAGATGGGATAACGATCGGGTGAAGGCGGTGGAGGATCTATCGCAAGGTTGCGCCGTGCTGATCCTGGGTGACGACGAACGGGGGCTGATCCTCGACGTCAAGAAATTAAGCGCCCGCGGCATCGAAGAACCGACGACGCAAACCGTGGTCAAAGGTCCCAAAGAAGGCTTCACGGAATCCGCCCAAACGAATATCAGCCTGATCCGCAGGCGGTTGTTGGACAAACAGCTGCGTACCGAGAAATTCACGTTGGGGAGCCGATCCCGAACACCCGTCTATGTCGTTTACCTGAACGGCGAAGCGGACGAAACGGTGCTTCGCCGATTGCGCGAGGAATTGCAGCACGTGAAAACGGAAGCCATGTTCGATTCCGGATCCTTGGAACGGCATCTTCAGCCCAAAGGGTTGGCCTTGTTTCCTACCTTGTACAGCAGCGAGCGTCCGGACGCGGTGTGCGGTTCGCTGTGCCGGGGCAAAATCGCGATCATCGTGAACGGAAGCCCGTTCGTCCTGATCGTTCCCGCGTTGATGAACGATTTTTTCAAATCGCCGGAAGACCAATACCAATGGTTTGCTTTCGGGGTGTTTACGAGGGCGCTGCGCTATTTGTCCTTCTTCATCTCGCTGATGCTGCCTTCGCTGTACGTGGCAGCCATCAATTTCCAGCAAGAGTTGATCCCCACGACACTTCTGGTCAGCATCGCGGCTCAACGGGAAAGCATCCCGTTTCCTGCCGCCATCGAAGTCCTGCTGCTGGAAGGGACGTTTGAAATCCTTAGGGAAGCGGGGACCCGGATGCCGCGGGTCGTCGGTCAAGCGATTTCGATCGTCGGAGCGCTGGTGTTGGGAGAAGCCGCCGTGCAGGCGGGGATCGTTTCGAATATCCTGGTCATCGTCGTGGCCCTAACCGCGATTTCGTCCTTCGTATCTCCCGTCTACTCGTTCAGCACGAACGTACGCTTGCTGCGGTTCGCTCTAATTATCATGGCGTCTTTGTTCGGCGTATTCGGAGTTATTCTTGGAGCCGCGTTTTTAATGATCCACCTGACCCGGCTCCATTCATTCGGAGTGCCCTACGTGAGGACGCTCGGGGAGGGTGACGGGTCATGA
- a CDS encoding Ger(x)C family spore germination protein, translated as MNRLTRYSRSLGWILPVALLAGCWGHVELNRTSIVSGVALEPGTEGHKLRVSFEALNPSELSQTAGKGRSPSIIQTLEGNTLAEMISRLNVTSDRVPIPSHIGVVVFDEKLAREGMEPYLDVLQRSRYIREDVMILISRGGPASNVLKVLYPRGGVSSAKVRMQIESLKKMGGGVAISRMSDLTQAMLIQGREPLLSAVTIVGPPKEGESLDNTKSDVPSVVVEVAGTAVLREDNLMGFLSGEEAQWVEMARGQMKVTTLSVPLEQKGMYTAVRLYNIQSKRNVSFRKGVPQLRMYVEADGMIVGLQEDMPLNKVSGYLQIDRLTQDYSREHIKAAISKVQKEFGSDVFGFGEWLYRRHYQQFVPMAEEWNRKFAKAPVDVQVEIHIRRAELKTNRVHKEKLTAN; from the coding sequence ATGAACCGATTGACGAGGTATTCGCGGTCTCTCGGGTGGATATTGCCCGTCGCGTTGTTGGCGGGATGCTGGGGTCACGTGGAGTTGAACCGCACGAGCATCGTTTCAGGCGTGGCGCTGGAGCCGGGTACGGAAGGCCATAAGCTTCGGGTCTCTTTCGAAGCCTTGAACCCCAGCGAGCTTTCCCAAACGGCAGGCAAGGGAAGGTCGCCGTCGATCATTCAGACGTTGGAAGGCAATACGCTGGCAGAAATGATCAGTCGTTTGAACGTCACTTCCGACAGAGTCCCCATTCCTTCGCATATCGGCGTGGTCGTATTCGACGAGAAACTCGCCCGTGAGGGCATGGAACCCTACTTGGACGTGTTGCAGCGTTCGCGTTACATTCGCGAAGACGTGATGATTCTGATTTCCCGGGGAGGTCCGGCTTCGAATGTGCTGAAAGTCCTTTATCCAAGGGGAGGAGTCTCCTCGGCCAAAGTACGCATGCAAATCGAAAGCCTAAAAAAAATGGGGGGTGGAGTGGCGATCAGCCGGATGTCCGATTTGACGCAGGCCATGCTTATACAAGGGAGAGAGCCGCTTCTTAGCGCCGTTACAATAGTTGGACCGCCGAAAGAAGGGGAAAGTTTGGACAACACGAAGTCCGACGTACCCAGCGTCGTCGTCGAAGTCGCGGGGACGGCGGTGTTGCGCGAAGATAACCTGATGGGGTTCCTTTCGGGGGAAGAAGCCCAATGGGTGGAGATGGCCCGCGGGCAAATGAAGGTGACGACGCTTTCGGTACCCCTTGAACAGAAAGGGATGTACACCGCAGTCCGTCTGTACAATATCCAATCCAAACGCAACGTCAGTTTCCGTAAAGGCGTTCCGCAGCTCCGCATGTACGTGGAGGCTGACGGCATGATCGTGGGGCTTCAAGAGGATATGCCGCTTAACAAGGTATCCGGGTATCTGCAAATAGACAGGTTAACCCAGGATTACTCCCGTGAGCATATAAAAGCCGCCATCTCGAAGGTGCAGAAGGAGTTCGGCTCGGACGTATTCGGGTTCGGGGAATGGCTGTATCGACGGCATTACCAGCAATTCGTGCCGATGGCTGAGGAATGGAACCGGAAGTTCGCCAAAGCGCCGGTCGACGTGCAGGTCGAGATCCACATCCGCCGCGCGGAGTTGAAAACGAACCGCGTTCACAAGGAAAAGTTGACTGCAAATTGA
- a CDS encoding phosphotransferase family protein produces the protein MEGIYKTKIRETELADLVRKTLGGRLTKSREMTGGWANSAYALELEDGMRAVLKAGPPKSARMMRYEVRIMKTEVEAMRLLASSPLPVPQVYHYDDTCTELPVEFFIMEHMDGEIYGSVKPSLSEAERETIDAELGRLNRILNEVRGQRFGLYAQPSDAGWKDTFMDLIFGVLLDGEEMGVVLPVPYAEIRGEVLARSEVLDEVKEPRLVHWDLWDGNVFVKDGAVTGLIDFERALWGDPLMEVYFSHFNRSPAFLRGYGKSKLSESEFARRSLYDLYLDLILYVECTFRQYDDEGHIRWARDNLAEGLARFMNGQHR, from the coding sequence GTGGAAGGCATATACAAAACGAAAATCAGGGAAACCGAACTGGCCGATCTCGTCAGGAAAACGCTCGGCGGCCGTCTGACGAAATCGCGAGAGATGACGGGAGGCTGGGCCAACAGCGCATACGCACTTGAGTTGGAAGACGGAATGCGGGCGGTGTTGAAAGCCGGGCCGCCGAAATCCGCGCGGATGATGCGTTACGAAGTCAGGATCATGAAAACGGAAGTGGAGGCGATGAGGCTGTTGGCATCGTCGCCGCTGCCCGTTCCGCAGGTCTATCATTACGACGACACCTGCACCGAGCTGCCGGTCGAATTCTTCATCATGGAGCACATGGATGGTGAGATCTATGGTTCGGTCAAACCGTCGCTATCGGAAGCAGAGCGGGAAACCATCGATGCCGAGCTGGGCCGATTGAACCGAATTCTGAACGAAGTGCGGGGACAACGGTTCGGCCTGTATGCCCAGCCTTCGGACGCCGGATGGAAGGACACGTTCATGGACCTCATTTTCGGCGTCCTGCTGGACGGGGAAGAGATGGGCGTCGTTTTGCCGGTGCCGTATGCGGAAATCCGAGGAGAAGTTTTGGCCCGGAGCGAAGTTTTGGATGAAGTGAAAGAGCCGCGTCTCGTCCATTGGGACTTGTGGGACGGGAACGTGTTCGTGAAGGACGGTGCCGTGACGGGCTTAATCGACTTCGAGAGGGCCTTGTGGGGAGATCCTCTCATGGAAGTCTATTTCAGTCATTTCAACCGCTCGCCCGCGTTCCTGCGCGGATACGGCAAATCCAAACTGAGTGAAAGCGAGTTCGCCAGAAGGTCTTTATATGATCTGTATCTCGATCTTATCCTGTACGTCGAATGCACGTTCCGCCAATACGACGACGAAGGGCATATCCGGTGGGCGCGTGACAATCTGGCGGAAGGACTGGCGCGTTTCATGAACGGACAGCATCGGTAA
- a CDS encoding DMT family transporter — translation MVGALFAFMGGAFIALQGVANARIGQDLGTWQAAALTQFTGFAAALLILLFVKERRWRAFAQVKPIYLIGGAFAAIIISSNVTAIHRIGATLTIAAVLIAQLCLTFTADSRGWFGVEKRKMRLPQFLGIGMMAAGVAIISL, via the coding sequence ATGGTAGGAGCTTTATTCGCGTTTATGGGAGGGGCTTTCATTGCCCTGCAGGGGGTCGCCAATGCGCGGATCGGCCAGGATCTCGGCACATGGCAAGCTGCGGCGCTGACTCAATTCACCGGATTCGCCGCCGCGCTGCTTATCCTGCTGTTCGTCAAAGAACGCAGATGGCGCGCATTCGCGCAGGTGAAGCCGATCTATTTGATCGGCGGAGCGTTCGCGGCGATCATTATTTCCAGCAACGTGACGGCCATTCACCGAATCGGGGCCACTCTCACGATCGCAGCGGTGCTGATCGCCCAGCTGTGCCTGACCTTCACGGCGGACAGCCGGGGGTGGTTCGGCGTGGAGAAACGGAAAATGAGGCTGCCGCAGTTTCTCGGAATCGGGATGATGGCAGCCGGTGTCGCGATTATAAGTTTATGA
- a CDS encoding Crp/Fnr family transcriptional regulator, with product MREIKDQEQLAAYLGVPPLDNAFPKPLLPHLTLCRFERGERICSQGQKAEYLYVLVQGKIKIYTVSPEGKTLILSFKTPIELIGDIEYVRDIEIINTVEAVSEAVMIRVPYRWLRQYAGEHPPLLRLLLDVLARKFHLKSNSMRFNLMYPVEVRFASYLLAVSFDESDTLYEGRLGAVSLKDAANLIGTSYRHLNRVIRQLCADGLIERVRGSIRVKDRQGLRALAGNGIYE from the coding sequence ATGAGAGAAATCAAGGATCAGGAGCAATTGGCGGCATACTTGGGCGTTCCTCCGTTGGACAACGCTTTTCCCAAACCTTTGCTCCCGCATCTCACGCTGTGCCGTTTTGAACGGGGGGAGCGGATTTGCTCACAAGGGCAAAAAGCGGAATACCTATATGTTTTGGTCCAGGGAAAGATCAAAATCTACACGGTATCTCCCGAAGGGAAGACGCTCATCCTGTCGTTCAAAACGCCGATTGAGCTGATCGGGGATATCGAATACGTACGGGACATCGAGATTATCAATACGGTCGAAGCCGTGTCAGAAGCCGTCATGATCCGCGTTCCTTACCGATGGCTGAGACAATATGCCGGCGAGCATCCGCCGCTGCTGCGTCTGCTGCTGGACGTATTGGCCCGCAAATTCCATCTCAAATCCAACTCGATGCGCTTCAACCTGATGTATCCGGTGGAGGTGCGGTTCGCGAGCTATCTGCTTGCCGTTTCGTTCGACGAATCGGATACATTGTACGAAGGCCGGCTCGGCGCCGTCAGCCTGAAGGATGCCGCCAACCTGATCGGAACCAGCTACCGGCATCTGAACCGCGTGATCCGGCAGCTGTGCGCGGACGGCTTGATCGAACGCGTACGAGGGTCGATTCGGGTGAAGGACAGGCAAGGTTTGAGAGCTTTGGCCGGCAACGGCATTTACGAATAA
- a CDS encoding DMT family transporter, which produces MALGFLLSVLAGALVGMQNIFNSKVNERAGSWMTTALVLGLGFAASLTIGLFVEGSHLFHLSGMKIWYGFSGLIGVGVVVCLMQGIRRLGPTYAIAIALTSQLGFALLWDSLGLLGLEKEPFTPKQLIGVLVIAGGIVCFKWGESSRERSAAN; this is translated from the coding sequence ATGGCACTTGGTTTCCTATTGTCCGTACTCGCGGGAGCGTTGGTCGGCATGCAGAACATTTTTAACAGCAAAGTGAACGAACGGGCGGGATCCTGGATGACGACGGCGCTCGTATTGGGGCTTGGCTTTGCCGCCTCCCTGACGATCGGGCTGTTCGTTGAAGGCAGTCATCTGTTCCATTTGAGCGGCATGAAAATTTGGTACGGATTCAGCGGCTTGATCGGGGTCGGGGTTGTCGTCTGCCTGATGCAGGGAATTCGCCGGCTCGGTCCGACGTATGCCATTGCGATCGCGTTAACCTCGCAGCTCGGCTTTGCGCTGTTGTGGGATTCCCTCGGCCTGTTGGGCCTCGAGAAGGAGCCGTTTACGCCCAAGCAGCTGATCGGCGTGCTGGTCATCGCAGGCGGCATCGTTTGCTTCAAATGGGGAGAAAGCAGCCGAGAACGGTCCGCCGCAAATTGA
- a CDS encoding FusB/FusC family EF-G-binding protein, whose amino-acid sequence MCEPFMRNHQYNSIIKQLGILQHTLRTVTDRKVVSSVRSGTEEHIASLLPDSAEGRKRLLEDVSRLETADDFRRYAALLEPYREEFPRVTKEQLLKLFPKNKKLKIPDLASLDYRNISYLSWVDIAANKLFLVYPLDGRLVGVEGRFTSTHKKNYCFVCNRFEELALFTAITKKRPAFASPDYYKAVGNYLCLDGHVCNNNMTDTEALERFIRTVIE is encoded by the coding sequence ATGTGCGAACCGTTTATGAGAAACCATCAATATAATTCGATCATCAAGCAGCTCGGCATCCTGCAGCACACGCTAAGAACCGTGACCGACCGCAAGGTCGTCTCATCGGTCCGATCCGGCACCGAAGAGCATATCGCTTCTTTGCTGCCGGATTCGGCGGAAGGCAGGAAGCGGTTGCTGGAAGACGTTTCCCGGCTGGAGACGGCCGACGATTTCCGCCGATATGCGGCTTTGCTGGAGCCCTATCGGGAGGAGTTCCCGCGGGTGACCAAGGAGCAGCTGTTGAAGCTGTTCCCCAAGAACAAGAAGCTGAAGATTCCCGACTTGGCGTCGTTGGATTATCGGAACATCAGCTATCTAAGCTGGGTCGATATCGCCGCAAATAAGCTGTTCCTCGTTTATCCGTTGGACGGCCGGCTCGTCGGCGTTGAAGGCAGATTCACGTCGACCCATAAGAAAAACTATTGCTTCGTTTGCAACCGTTTCGAAGAGCTGGCGCTCTTTACGGCCATCACGAAGAAGAGGCCGGCGTTCGCGTCGCCGGATTACTACAAGGCGGTCGGCAACTATTTGTGCTTAGACGGACATGTTTGCAACAACAACATGACGGATACCGAAGCCTTGGAGAGATTTATCCGAACGGTCATCGAATAA
- a CDS encoding NAD-dependent epimerase/dehydratase family protein: MAKVVVTGGSGMLGRWVVRHFVETGYEVLNADTRQPEEGLCPTLIVDLEDLGQTYGALAGADALVHLAAIPRAGMVPPEVTFRNNVMSTYNVLEAAAGLGIRKAVIASSESSYGICFAVHPFGPQYVPMDEAHPQLPQDSYGLSKVVNEATADMFHRRTGMQVVSLRLGNVIPPEWYERFPSFIHKPEERERILWSYIDTRDAAEACRLAIEAEGLGSVALNLASDESSMDIPSRELMAARYPEVEDFRAPMDGYETLLNNEKAKRLLGWQPKYKWREQLWK, translated from the coding sequence ATGGCAAAAGTCGTCGTGACCGGCGGAAGCGGCATGTTGGGGCGCTGGGTGGTCCGTCATTTCGTCGAAACGGGATACGAAGTTTTAAACGCGGATACGCGGCAACCGGAGGAAGGCTTGTGTCCTACGCTCATCGTGGATTTGGAAGATCTCGGCCAAACTTATGGAGCGCTCGCCGGCGCTGACGCCCTCGTGCATCTGGCGGCGATCCCGAGAGCCGGCATGGTGCCGCCTGAGGTAACGTTCCGCAATAACGTCATGTCAACCTACAACGTGCTGGAGGCGGCGGCCGGACTCGGCATCCGGAAAGCCGTTATCGCCTCCAGCGAATCGTCTTACGGCATCTGCTTCGCAGTACATCCGTTCGGACCGCAATACGTGCCGATGGATGAAGCGCACCCGCAGCTGCCCCAAGACAGTTACGGCTTGTCCAAAGTGGTGAACGAAGCGACGGCGGACATGTTCCACCGCCGGACCGGCATGCAAGTCGTGTCTCTGCGGCTGGGCAATGTCATTCCGCCGGAGTGGTACGAGCGGTTCCCGTCCTTCATCCACAAGCCGGAAGAACGCGAGCGCATTTTGTGGAGCTATATCGATACGAGGGACGCGGCTGAAGCTTGCCGGCTCGCGATCGAAGCGGAAGGACTCGGCTCGGTGGCGCTGAACCTGGCGTCCGACGAGTCTAGCATGGACATCCCGAGCCGCGAGTTGATGGCCGCCCGGTATCCGGAAGTGGAGGATTTCCGGGCTCCGATGGACGGATACGAGACGCTGCTGAACAACGAGAAGGCCAAACGCCTGCTTGGCTGGCAGCCGAAGTACAAGTGGCGCGAACAGCTCTGGAAGTAA
- a CDS encoding YwiC-like family protein: MYRTYIPNQHGAWAMLAVPFLMGGFAARFVPLHALLFIVWLLAYLFVYVLLQWIRTGKGKRYRNPAIVYGASLLLSGTALLVLHSASARMAPLFLPLLLVNAYYAKRNRERALVNDIAAIVQFCLIAFVSYELGGVRDWSQALELFVFCVLYFAGTALYVKTMIRERKNPAYYRISAVYHLVFLAVASSRYSPLFLIPITVLFIRALWSPRTTLTIKQSGMLEVAYSVLIVISAWMAYT, encoded by the coding sequence GTGTACCGAACGTATATCCCGAACCAGCACGGCGCGTGGGCCATGTTGGCCGTCCCGTTTCTGATGGGCGGTTTCGCGGCCCGTTTCGTGCCCTTGCACGCTTTGTTGTTCATCGTCTGGCTCTTGGCTTACTTGTTCGTCTACGTCTTGCTTCAATGGATTCGAACCGGCAAAGGGAAACGATACCGCAATCCGGCGATCGTCTACGGCGCTTCCTTGCTGCTCAGCGGAACGGCGCTGCTCGTTCTGCATTCGGCTTCCGCCCGGATGGCGCCGCTCTTCCTGCCGTTACTCCTGGTCAACGCGTATTACGCAAAACGGAACCGCGAGCGGGCTCTCGTCAACGATATCGCCGCAATCGTGCAATTCTGCTTGATCGCGTTCGTTTCTTACGAATTAGGTGGGGTACGCGACTGGAGCCAAGCGTTGGAGCTGTTCGTCTTTTGCGTGCTTTATTTCGCGGGTACGGCCTTGTACGTCAAAACGATGATCCGCGAACGGAAAAACCCGGCTTATTACCGGATATCCGCCGTTTATCACTTGGTGTTCCTGGCCGTTGCCTCCTCGCGTTATTCGCCGCTGTTCCTGATCCCGATCACCGTGTTGTTCATCCGGGCACTCTGGTCCCCGCGAACGACGCTTACGATCAAGCAAAGCGGCATGCTCGAAGTGGCCTATTCCGTCCTGATCGTCATTTCCGCTTGGATGGCATACACCTGA
- a CDS encoding Crp/Fnr family transcriptional regulator: MSERSKTVDLLRQIRLFGVLTLQERLSLSRITVQRKKRKHTTVYEENESAEAVYGIVSGLVKTLRKDSPDRIGFFATGDFLPGVWPQRGARYEETAETISQTALVKIPIAEFAAWLERNPAAAAKISRAYERAIMGTQETADAESRGRAFLLQLADHCGRVTGGKVRVGIPMTNQSFALTIGTTKENGELLLREWHERGIADMGRSGFVIHDVEALKMTK; this comes from the coding sequence ATGTCGGAACGATCCAAAACCGTCGACCTGCTTCGTCAGATTCGTTTGTTCGGCGTCCTTACCTTGCAGGAGCGCCTCAGCTTAAGCCGAATCACCGTACAGCGAAAAAAAAGGAAGCATACAACCGTCTATGAAGAGAACGAGTCTGCGGAAGCCGTGTACGGCATCGTTTCCGGTTTGGTCAAGACCTTGCGCAAGGACTCGCCGGACCGGATCGGCTTCTTTGCGACCGGAGACTTTTTGCCTGGCGTTTGGCCGCAGAGGGGGGCTCGCTATGAGGAGACCGCCGAAACGATTTCGCAAACGGCACTCGTGAAAATTCCGATTGCCGAATTCGCTGCTTGGTTGGAGAGAAACCCCGCAGCGGCTGCGAAAATCAGCCGAGCTTACGAACGTGCCATAATGGGAACCCAGGAGACGGCGGACGCCGAAAGTCGGGGACGGGCCTTTCTGCTTCAGCTGGCGGACCATTGCGGAAGGGTGACGGGAGGCAAAGTCCGGGTCGGCATTCCGATGACGAACCAATCGTTCGCCCTTACGATCGGCACGACCAAAGAGAACGGAGAGCTGCTTCTTCGCGAATGGCACGAACGGGGAATCGCGGACATGGGCCGTTCCGGTTTCGTGATTCACGACGTTGAGGCGCTGAAAATGACGAAATGA
- a CDS encoding hemerythrin domain-containing protein: MKSHALLDNALPPADMRQLVLDTAVVRAKQEHDLLKRELQDIYDLACTVRSDMNVPRLNREIRELNENVKRFMAEWNIHVQWEENELFPYASWYLGGEPDLFALMEQEYELAEQFIRAFLHTLDRAVIPVPHDEAYRMASYLLQAYAVLKNRFVEEEEIMSALTDRSNRFDF; encoded by the coding sequence ATGAAATCGCACGCTCTGCTGGACAACGCGCTGCCGCCCGCCGATATGCGCCAGTTGGTTTTGGATACGGCGGTCGTTCGGGCCAAACAAGAACACGACCTGCTGAAAAGGGAGCTTCAGGACATTTACGATTTGGCCTGCACGGTCCGAAGCGACATGAACGTTCCCCGGCTCAACCGCGAAATCCGTGAGCTGAACGAGAACGTCAAACGGTTCATGGCGGAATGGAATATCCACGTGCAATGGGAGGAAAACGAGCTGTTCCCGTACGCTTCCTGGTATCTCGGCGGCGAGCCCGATCTGTTCGCCTTGATGGAACAGGAATACGAACTCGCCGAACAATTCATCCGCGCGTTTCTGCATACGCTGGACCGCGCCGTTATTCCCGTACCGCATGACGAGGCATACCGGATGGCTTCTTATTTGCTCCAAGCGTACGCGGTTCTCAAAAACCGTTTCGTAGAGGAAGAGGAGATCATGTCGGCGCTGACGGATCGATCCAATCGGTTCGATTTTTAA
- a CDS encoding DoxX family protein codes for MVMRFFKENVWAAVAITLLRLYVGWEWMHHGWEKLTGGFDAAGFLKGAVAKPVADHATNAVLFPNYTYFIQHFALPNVKLINVLIPLGEFLIGVGLILGGLTLTAAFFGMMLNFLFLFAGTVSTNPWLLVLGVIIFTAGANAGRFGLDGYVFPHIGKVWAKLTHRKDKTGNGGVGKALPH; via the coding sequence ATGGTCATGAGATTTTTCAAAGAAAACGTGTGGGCTGCCGTTGCGATTACGCTGCTGAGATTGTATGTCGGTTGGGAATGGATGCATCACGGCTGGGAGAAATTGACGGGCGGCTTCGACGCCGCGGGCTTCCTGAAAGGAGCAGTCGCCAAGCCGGTCGCCGACCACGCGACGAATGCGGTACTGTTCCCGAACTACACCTACTTCATCCAGCACTTCGCCTTGCCGAACGTCAAACTGATTAACGTCTTGATCCCGCTGGGCGAATTCCTGATCGGGGTCGGGCTCATCCTCGGCGGACTGACGCTGACGGCCGCATTCTTCGGCATGATGCTGAACTTCCTGTTCCTCTTCGCCGGCACGGTCAGCACGAACCCTTGGCTGCTGGTGCTGGGCGTGATCATCTTCACCGCAGGCGCCAACGCCGGACGCTTCGGGCTAGACGGGTACGTGTTCCCGCATATCGGCAAAGTTTGGGCGAAGCTGACGCATCGGAAAGACAAAACCGGTAACGGCGGCGTCGGCAAAGCGCTTCCGCACTGA